The Methanobacterium lacus genome includes a region encoding these proteins:
- a CDS encoding PsbP-related protein, with product MKKYLIILFILLCAVVMVSGCVTDNKNNNETQTYSQNNVSFNYPGGWASANPTAPNAVAAVADPKSIQSGSPSTVVIIQKPNATASNLSAAYAANYATFFNNTGYQQVSEGNITVNGTGALENVYATNSTNPREYRAVWLNENGTIYVILCVANQSDFKNEQNNFNLIINSFSAK from the coding sequence TTGAAAAAATATTTAATTATCCTATTTATTCTACTGTGTGCAGTGGTGATGGTGTCTGGATGTGTAACAGACAACAAAAATAATAACGAGACCCAAACCTATTCTCAGAACAATGTTTCGTTCAACTATCCTGGTGGATGGGCATCTGCCAATCCAACCGCTCCAAATGCAGTAGCAGCAGTTGCAGATCCAAAGTCTATACAGTCAGGCAGTCCATCCACAGTTGTGATAATACAAAAACCAAACGCCACAGCATCCAACCTATCTGCAGCATATGCGGCAAACTATGCTACATTTTTCAACAATACTGGATACCAGCAAGTATCTGAAGGAAATATAACTGTGAACGGTACCGGTGCTCTTGAAAATGTTTACGCGACCAACTCAACAAATCCTAGGGAGTATAGAGCAGTATGGTTGAATGAAAATGGTACTATCTACGTGATACTTTGTGTAGCCAATCAAAGTGATTTCAAGAATGAACAAAATAATTTCAACTTGATTATCAACAGTTTCAGTGCAAAGTAA
- a CDS encoding KH domain-containing protein, translating to MVLPVCDVCLKSGILCQGCENKLESGEISQIDLDIAKVLFKIGDGKIGFKKTIEVGDIVIIVTDQDQVGKLIGKNGKIVRELSRTVGKKIRVVGQDSDLKSVSKDILSPARVSGINVVYGKDGDDKYKIRIVQEDSRRLPGRLDVLNEIIELLTGEKTVLVVDRN from the coding sequence ATGGTTTTACCAGTATGTGATGTCTGTTTAAAAAGTGGAATTTTATGTCAGGGATGTGAGAACAAACTTGAAAGTGGTGAAATCTCACAAATTGACTTAGACATTGCTAAGGTGCTCTTCAAAATTGGTGATGGAAAAATTGGATTTAAAAAAACCATCGAAGTTGGGGATATTGTTATAATTGTCACAGATCAGGATCAGGTTGGCAAACTCATAGGTAAAAATGGTAAGATTGTGAGGGAACTTTCCAGAACTGTAGGTAAAAAGATTAGGGTGGTTGGTCAAGATTCTGATTTGAAATCTGTAAGTAAAGATATTTTATCACCTGCAAGGGTTTCAGGAATTAATGTTGTTTATGGTAAAGATGGTGATGATAAATACAAGATCAGGATAGTACAGGAAGATTCAAGAAGGCTTCCTGGAAGATTAGATGTGCTTAATGAAATAATTGAACTTTTAACAGGCGAAAAAACTGTTTTGGTAGTTGA